GCCATTATAGTCAAGTTGCCTGCTTCGAGGCTCTCAAAGTCACGGAGTGAGTAATTGGCGGATTTCCCAAGCGGTCAAAGGGAGCTGACTGTAAATCAGCCGCTGATAGCTTCAGTGGTTCGAATCCACTATCCGCCACGCCTCGATAGCTCAGTGGTAGAGCACTTCCTTGGTAAGGAAGAGGTCGTGAGTCCGATTCTCACCCGAGGCTCTCTGGCGGGATAGCTCAGCTGGCTAGAGCGTACGACTCATAATCGTAAGGTCAAGAGTTCGAGTCTCTTTCCCGCTACAAACTACCGACAGAAGTCGGTAAGGAACAACACGCAGAAGGTGAACCAATGGCAAGCAAAAGCGCCGCAGTCCGTCCGGGCATCACGCTGGCATGCACGGTGTGCAAGGAGCGTAACTACATTACGACCAAGAACCGTCGCAATACCCCGGATCGTCTCGAACTCAAGAAGTTCTGCCCTCGTTGCGGCAAGGAAACTGTGCATCGCGAGACTCGTTGAGTTTCAGCGTTGAGGAAGCCTGACTGCGGTCGGGCTTTTTTCATACTCGGGCAGGAAAATTCCCTGGCGAGCGTATAGCAAAAGTATCGGCGGTAACCACAAGAAAAAGAACAGGTGACAACGTCATGACAGCACAGCCAGATTCGCCAAATACGACACCAACATTGGCGAAACTCACCACCATCGGTGTAGGCGGAGTTGTCGATCGGTTTGTCGAACCGCAGAGCGAAAAGGAATTCGTGGCCGTCGTGCGAGATGCCGATGCTGCAGGTCTTCCGCTTTTGGTCATCGGTGGTGGGTCAAATCTGCTGGTTTCCGATAAGCCTTTTCACGGTGTCGTTGTACGCGATAAGCGGCACGGCATTTCGGTAATGAACGGTAATAGTAATAATGAAACCAAAACCGGCGCGGATATCAATATGGGCACCGGCAAGAGCGCTGATGCCAACGGCAATGTGGCCGAGGCCGGTGCCGGCGAAGATTCTGATACAGTCGAAATAGTGGCCGAGGCTGGTGTGAACTGGGACGATTTCGTGGCGTATTGTGTTTCCTCTGGCTTCTCCGGAGTGGAAGGCCTATCGGGAGTGCCCGGGACTGTGGGCGCGTCGGTGGTGCAGAATATCGGCGCCTACGGTCAGGAAGTCGCCTCGTCCGTGTCTTCGGTTCGCGTTTTCGACCGTGAAAGTGACAGTATTTGCGAGCTTGAACACGGCGATATGCATTTCGGATATCGCAGCTCGGCCCTCAAATCCAGTATGTATAGCGCCCCGGCGACCCCTGGCGACAAGTATTTCCCGACACCGCGTTATGTGGTGCTTTCCGTAACTTTTAGCCTGCAACGCAACGAAACCGGCGAGGTGGCATTCGGTCAGTTGGCCAAAGCGCTCGGAGTGGAAGTGGGGGAGCGGATGCCGATTTCGGCCATTCGCAACACGGTGCTGAAAGTCCGCGCCTCCAAAGGCATGCTCGAGGATTCCTCGAGATATGATTCGCCGTGGATGTGCGATTGCAAGGATGAGCGCAACATCGCTCAGAATGATATTTCTGATATCAAGCCCGACTTCGATCGCCATAGTTGTGGCAGTTTCTTTATGAATCCGATACTCAACCGCAGGCAAGCGGCGGCATTGCCGATCGATGCCCCTCGTTTCGATGCGACGTTACCGAGCGGTGAACCCGGCATCAAAACATCTGCGGCATGGCTTATCGACCACGCCGGTTTCCACAAGGGCTACAAGGTGAGCAAAGAGGCCAAGGCCGGTCTTTCGACCCTGCATACGCTCGCATTGACCAATCGCGGAGGTGCAAAGGCCAAC
The window above is part of the Bifidobacterium sp. ESL0732 genome. Proteins encoded here:
- the rpmG gene encoding 50S ribosomal protein L33; the protein is MASKSAAVRPGITLACTVCKERNYITTKNRRNTPDRLELKKFCPRCGKETVHRETR
- a CDS encoding FAD-binding protein; the protein is MTAQPDSPNTTPTLAKLTTIGVGGVVDRFVEPQSEKEFVAVVRDADAAGLPLLVIGGGSNLLVSDKPFHGVVVRDKRHGISVMNGNSNNETKTGADINMGTGKSADANGNVAEAGAGEDSDTVEIVAEAGVNWDDFVAYCVSSGFSGVEGLSGVPGTVGASVVQNIGAYGQEVASSVSSVRVFDRESDSICELEHGDMHFGYRSSALKSSMYSAPATPGDKYFPTPRYVVLSVTFSLQRNETGEVAFGQLAKALGVEVGERMPISAIRNTVLKVRASKGMLEDSSRYDSPWMCDCKDERNIAQNDISDIKPDFDRHSCGSFFMNPILNRRQAAALPIDAPRFDATLPSGEPGIKTSAAWLIDHAGFHKGYKVSKEAKAGLSTLHTLALTNRGGAKANDVAELARTIQNGVEGKFGIRLVPEPVVVGMDLR